In a genomic window of Erigeron canadensis isolate Cc75 chromosome 5, C_canadensis_v1, whole genome shotgun sequence:
- the LOC122599692 gene encoding uncharacterized protein LOC122599692 produces the protein MKEIILSNLTISLLQIYRYIDIDIIDQSPLNVFAANMEDESVALISKRQIYSRSKSHAYDELQNFRSWLLLMCVDQSNVWTASLSWAVFVIFTFIVPSLSHFYLACSNCDNQHARPFDMLVQLSLSCVATLSFVSLSQFMRIYGLRKFLFFDRLCDESQNVRKGYTEQVNRSLKILSIFVIPCFVLECAYKIWWYSSVATAITFLGNVMLSDAVACTLELFSWLYRIVVYFLVCVLFRLVCSLQILRLQDFAKVFHIDSDVKSVMREHLRIRRHLNTISYRYRVFMLLVLIVVTVSQLVSLLVTTRSTADLNIFETGELALVSVSLLAGLMILMRSATGITHKAQGVTCLAAKWHVCATIDIFESPEGEREAIPSEESTSDCDVGNEEDELVNTKLIPSYAYSTISFQKRQALLSYFENNRAGIAVFGYVLDRTTLHTIVTIELTLVLWLLGKTIGIS, from the exons aTGAAAGAAATAATACTTTCTAACCTTACCATTTCACTACTtcaaatatatagatacatcGATATAGATATTATTGATCAGTCTCCTCTTAACGTCTTCGCTGCCAATATGGAAGATGAAAGCGTAGCCTTGATATCGAAAAGGCAAATTTACTCGCGTAGTAAGTCACATGCCTACGATGAACTCCAGAATTTCCGATCATGGCTTTTATTAATGTGTGTTGATCAATCTAACGTTTGGACCGCATCTTTGTCATGGGCAGTGTTcgttatatttacttttatagttCCTAGCTTGTCTCATTTCTATCTAGCGTGTAGTAATTGTGACAATCAACACGCTAGACCTTTCGATATGCTGGTTCAGTTGTCTCTGAGTTGTGTTGCTACGCTTTCGTTTGTTTCTCTTTCGCAGTTTATGAGGATTTATGGACTTCGTAAGTTTTTGTTCTTTGATAGGCTTTGTGATGAAAGCCAAAACGTCCGTAAAGGGTATACTGAACAAGTCAAC AGATCGCTTAAAATTCTCTCCATTTTCGTGATCCCATGTTTCGTTCTCGAGTGTGCATACAAAATTTGGTGGTACAGTTCTGTTGCCACAGCCATAACTTTTCTCGGAAATGTTATGTTGAGCGACGCAGTAGCATGTACCCTGGAACTCTTCTCTTGGCTATACAGAATCGTGGTGTATTTTCTTGTGTGTGTCCTTTTCCGCCTAGTTTGTTCCCTGCAAATCCTGCGTCTACAAGATTTTGCCAAAGTTTTCCATATAGACTCTGATGTAAAAAGTGTAATGAGGGAACATCTCAGGATCAGAAGACACCTGAATACTATAAGCTATCGTTATCGTGTTTTCATGTTGTTGGTCCTTATAGTGGTCACGGTCAGTCAGCTTGTATCACTTCTTGTAACTACTCGCAGCACTGCAGACCTCAACATTTTCGAAACCGGTGAACTTGCA TTGGTTTCCGTAAGCCTGCTTGCTGGTTTAATGATTTTGATGAGGAGTGCGACTGGGATCACTCACAAGGCACAAGGCGTGACATGCCTGGCTGCCAAGTGGCATGTATGTGCAACAATTGATATCTTCGAGTCACCAGAAGGTGAACGAGAAGCCATCCCATCTGAAGAATCGACATCAGACTGTGATGTTGGcaatgaagaagatgagttGGTAAATACTAAGCTTATACCATCCTACGCTTACAGCACAATTTCATTCCAGAAAAGGCAAGCCTTAT tgtcttattttgagaacaacAGAGCTGGGATAGCGGTGTTTGGGTATGTCCTAGACAGAACTACACTACACACCATAGTGACAATAGAGTTGACGCTGGTCCTATGGTTGCTTGGAAAGACCATCGGCATTTCGTGA
- the LOC122599490 gene encoding EH domain-containing protein 1 isoform X1 has product MEIDSAAISRCSVEHQMIYKQWFTAADSDGDGRITGADALNFFVMSNLGRQELKQVWAIADSRRQGFLGLKEFITAMQLISMAQAGHAISNDVLNSDVDFENLKPPVMDGLDILLAKKQRRQSDSETNGTSQPQPQSASAGWFTSSKSAKKVPLTAVTSIIDGLKKLYIQKLKPLEVTYQFNDFVSPLLTNSDFDAKPMVMLLGQYSTGKTTFIKHLLRSSYPGAHIGPEPTTDRFVVVMNGPDERSIPGNTVAVQADMPYSGLTNFGTAFLSKFECSQMPHPLLEHITFVDTPGVLSGEKQRTQRSYDFTGVTSWFASKCDLILLLFDPHKLDISDEFKRVIASLRGNDDKIRVVLNKADQVDTQQLMRVYGALMWSLGKVLNTPEVMRVYIGSFNDKPIDSVKAGPLGTELFEKEQDDLLSDLKDIPKKACDRRINEFVKRARAAKIHAFIISHLRKEMPAMMGKAKTQQKLIDNLDDVFAKVQREHHLPAGDFPYVESFRERLTGYNLDKFEKLKPKLIQTVDDMLGYDIPDLLKNFSNPYG; this is encoded by the exons ATGGAAATCGATTCAGCAGCAATTAGTCGGTGCTCAGTTGAACATCAAATGATTTATAAGCAATGGTTTACTGCTGCTGATTCAG ATGGAGATGGTAGAATAACTGGTGCCGAtgctttaaatttttttgtcatGTCAAATTTAGGCAGACAAGAGCTCAAGCAG GTGTGGGCAATTGCAGATTCTAGACGACAAGGCTTCCTTGGCTTGAAAGAGTTCATTACTGCAATGCAG TTGATTTCTATGGCACAAGCTGGGCATGCTATAAGCAATGACGTCTTAAATTCTGATG TTGATTTTGAAAATCTGAAACCACCAGTGATGGATGGTCTGGATATCTTACTAGCT AAGAAACAACGCCGGCAAAGTGATTCTGAAACAAATG GTACTTCACAGCCACAACCACAATCAGCATCAGCTGGTTGGTTTACTTCTTCAAAATCTGCAAAGAAG GTTCCCTTGACTGCTGTTACATCAATCATTGATGGCCTAAAGAAGCTTTATATTCAGAAACTGAAGCCTTTAGAAGTCACATatcaatttaatgattttgtttCTCCTTTATTG ACCAACAGCGATTTTGATGCCAAACCCATGGTAATGCTTTTGGGTCAATACTCAACTGGGAAAACAACATTCATCAAGCATTTGCTTAGAAGTAGTTATCCAG GAGCTCATATTGGACCGGAGCCCACCACAGATAGATTTGTTGTTGTCATG AATGGACCAGATGAGAGAAGTATCCCAGGAAATACTGTTGCTGTTCAAGCAGACATGCCATACAGTGGTTTAACTAATTTTGGAACCGCATTCTTGTCAAAGTTCGAGTGTTCTCAAATGCCACATCCT CTGCTGGAGCATATTACATTTGTGGACACTCCTGGAGTTTTGTCAGGAGAAAAGCAGAGAACTCAAAGAAGCTATGACTTTACTGGTGTCACATCCTGGTTTGCCTCAAAGTGTGATCTCATATTGCTTCTATTTGATCCACACAAACTTGATATCAGTGACGAGTTCAAACGTGTCATAGCATCCTTACGAGGAAATGATGACAAGATACGTGTTGTCTTGAACAAGGCTGATCAAGTTGATACCCAACAA CTGATGAGGGTGTATGGGGCCCTCATGTGGTCCCTCGGTAAAGTCCTAAACACTCCGGAGGTTATGCGTGTTTACATTGG TTCCTTCAATGACAAGCCTATTGATTCGGTCAAAGCTGGGCCACTTGGGACAGAGCTATTTGAGAAGGAGCAGGATGATCTTCTTAGTGACTTGAAAGACATACCTAAAAAGGCTTGTGATCGCAGA ATCAATGAATTTGTGAAACGTGCCAGAGCAGCCAAGATCCATGCTTTCATTATTAGTCATCTTAGAAAAGAGATGCCTGCCATGATGGGGAAGGCTAAAACTCAGCAGAAATTAATCGATAACCTTGATGATGTATTTGCAAAG GTTCAAAGGGAGCATCACTTGCCGGCTGGAGATTTCCCATATGTAGAAAGCTTCAGAGAGAGATTGACTGGTTACAATCTagacaaatttgaaaagttgaAACCTAAGTTGATTCAAACTGTTGATGATATGCTTGGTTATGACATTCCAGATCTTTTAAAGAATTTCAGCAATCCATATGGTTAA
- the LOC122599490 gene encoding EH domain-containing protein 1 isoform X2 — protein MEIDSAAISRCSVEHQMIYKQWFTAADSDGDGRITGADALNFFVMSNLGRQELKQVWAIADSRRQGFLGLKEFITAMQLISMAQAGHAISNDVLNSDVDFENLKPPVMDGLDILLAKQRRQSDSETNGTSQPQPQSASAGWFTSSKSAKKVPLTAVTSIIDGLKKLYIQKLKPLEVTYQFNDFVSPLLTNSDFDAKPMVMLLGQYSTGKTTFIKHLLRSSYPGAHIGPEPTTDRFVVVMNGPDERSIPGNTVAVQADMPYSGLTNFGTAFLSKFECSQMPHPLLEHITFVDTPGVLSGEKQRTQRSYDFTGVTSWFASKCDLILLLFDPHKLDISDEFKRVIASLRGNDDKIRVVLNKADQVDTQQLMRVYGALMWSLGKVLNTPEVMRVYIGSFNDKPIDSVKAGPLGTELFEKEQDDLLSDLKDIPKKACDRRINEFVKRARAAKIHAFIISHLRKEMPAMMGKAKTQQKLIDNLDDVFAKVQREHHLPAGDFPYVESFRERLTGYNLDKFEKLKPKLIQTVDDMLGYDIPDLLKNFSNPYG, from the exons ATGGAAATCGATTCAGCAGCAATTAGTCGGTGCTCAGTTGAACATCAAATGATTTATAAGCAATGGTTTACTGCTGCTGATTCAG ATGGAGATGGTAGAATAACTGGTGCCGAtgctttaaatttttttgtcatGTCAAATTTAGGCAGACAAGAGCTCAAGCAG GTGTGGGCAATTGCAGATTCTAGACGACAAGGCTTCCTTGGCTTGAAAGAGTTCATTACTGCAATGCAG TTGATTTCTATGGCACAAGCTGGGCATGCTATAAGCAATGACGTCTTAAATTCTGATG TTGATTTTGAAAATCTGAAACCACCAGTGATGGATGGTCTGGATATCTTACTAGCT AAACAACGCCGGCAAAGTGATTCTGAAACAAATG GTACTTCACAGCCACAACCACAATCAGCATCAGCTGGTTGGTTTACTTCTTCAAAATCTGCAAAGAAG GTTCCCTTGACTGCTGTTACATCAATCATTGATGGCCTAAAGAAGCTTTATATTCAGAAACTGAAGCCTTTAGAAGTCACATatcaatttaatgattttgtttCTCCTTTATTG ACCAACAGCGATTTTGATGCCAAACCCATGGTAATGCTTTTGGGTCAATACTCAACTGGGAAAACAACATTCATCAAGCATTTGCTTAGAAGTAGTTATCCAG GAGCTCATATTGGACCGGAGCCCACCACAGATAGATTTGTTGTTGTCATG AATGGACCAGATGAGAGAAGTATCCCAGGAAATACTGTTGCTGTTCAAGCAGACATGCCATACAGTGGTTTAACTAATTTTGGAACCGCATTCTTGTCAAAGTTCGAGTGTTCTCAAATGCCACATCCT CTGCTGGAGCATATTACATTTGTGGACACTCCTGGAGTTTTGTCAGGAGAAAAGCAGAGAACTCAAAGAAGCTATGACTTTACTGGTGTCACATCCTGGTTTGCCTCAAAGTGTGATCTCATATTGCTTCTATTTGATCCACACAAACTTGATATCAGTGACGAGTTCAAACGTGTCATAGCATCCTTACGAGGAAATGATGACAAGATACGTGTTGTCTTGAACAAGGCTGATCAAGTTGATACCCAACAA CTGATGAGGGTGTATGGGGCCCTCATGTGGTCCCTCGGTAAAGTCCTAAACACTCCGGAGGTTATGCGTGTTTACATTGG TTCCTTCAATGACAAGCCTATTGATTCGGTCAAAGCTGGGCCACTTGGGACAGAGCTATTTGAGAAGGAGCAGGATGATCTTCTTAGTGACTTGAAAGACATACCTAAAAAGGCTTGTGATCGCAGA ATCAATGAATTTGTGAAACGTGCCAGAGCAGCCAAGATCCATGCTTTCATTATTAGTCATCTTAGAAAAGAGATGCCTGCCATGATGGGGAAGGCTAAAACTCAGCAGAAATTAATCGATAACCTTGATGATGTATTTGCAAAG GTTCAAAGGGAGCATCACTTGCCGGCTGGAGATTTCCCATATGTAGAAAGCTTCAGAGAGAGATTGACTGGTTACAATCTagacaaatttgaaaagttgaAACCTAAGTTGATTCAAACTGTTGATGATATGCTTGGTTATGACATTCCAGATCTTTTAAAGAATTTCAGCAATCCATATGGTTAA
- the LOC122601914 gene encoding upstream activation factor subunit UAF30, which produces MLPHRMKKAVTDNPKKLAPLIDLVNLPSTLREFIGQSRSSRLGCFRRVWSYIKDNNLQDPNNKNIVLCDEKLKSILLGKTKVDLTELPMLIKLHFPKQQK; this is translated from the exons ATGTTACCACATAGGATGAAGAAAGCTGTCACGGATAACCCGAAGAAGCTTGCACCGTTGATCGATCTTGTTAACTTACCTTCAACACTTAGAGAGTTTATCGGACAGTCGAGAAGCTCTCGATTAGGTTGCTTTCGACGTGTTTGGTCCTACATTAAAGACAACAATCTCCAG GATCCAAACAACAAGAACATAGTCCTTTGTGATGAAAAACTGAAGAGTATTCTGTTGGGCAAAACTAAGGTGGATCTAACTGAACTTCCTATGCTGATCAAGCTTCATTTTCCCAAGCAGCAAAAATGA
- the LOC122601606 gene encoding ankyrin repeat-containing protein NPR4-like — translation MSPEDLVKKNAEMETPAMVFTKEHAHLVKEGEQWMKTTSEACSITAALIVTIVFAAAITVPGGNNQEKGIPLFKKEIAFTVFAVCDAISLFSGASALLVFLSILTTRFAEMDFLVSLPRRLIIGLCALFLSTASMMVAFCAILFLAFCDQRPWMLAPIGGLACMPIAVIVTLQLPLLVDLFKSTYIPIFGKQSDIASGKFISNHTTWAYEL, via the coding sequence ATGTCACCTGAAGATCTTGTGAAGAAGAACGCGGAAATGGAGACACCAGCTATGGTATTTACAAAGGAGCACGCGCATTTGGTGAAGGAAGGGGAACAATGGATGAAAACAACTTCAGAAGCATGTAGCATAACTGCTGCATTAATTGTAACAATCGTATTTGCAGCAGCTATAACTGTACCTGGTGGAAACAATCAAGAAAAGGGCATCCCATTGTTCAAAAAAGAAATTGCTTTCACTGTCTTTGCAGTATGTGATGCAATATCTCTATTTTCAGGTGCTAGCGCACTATTAGTGTTCTTATCAATCCTCACTACACGTTTCGCTGAAATGGATTTTCTGGTTAGTTTACCGAGACGGTTGATTATCGGTCTTTGTGCGTTATTCCTCTCTACAGCTTCCATGATGGTAGCATTTTGCGCAATCTTGTTCCTAGCGTTTTGTGATCAAAGACCATGGATGTTGGCACCAATAGGTGGGTTAGCTTGCATGCCAATTGCAGTTATTGTTACTCTGCAATTGCCCCTCCTGGTTGATTTGTTCAAATCAACATACATCCCCATCTTTGGTAAGCAAAGTGACATAGCCAGTggtaaatttatttcaaaccaCACTACCTGGGCATATGAACTATAA
- the LOC122601607 gene encoding uncharacterized protein LOC122601607 — translation MSSSSSTESSIINDEELRYLYASNVNISNFVSVSLVDERNYDLWKDQMLCLLASQNMRGFVDTKYKLPQIKSSTIMEQYEGLVKGWIFRSLNESTHRSLDKYLQTENVWHDKEHKFIWERLESLYGSKQDPTDEDDDDLKKRMHDVLFPAEQVEVTTTTETKTPPDNSIHKKNFVKAIIDGRWLEAELILKKINNKDAATSTLTNLDTALHIAVKEGRNDFLERLLDFIDDENEIKVKDFSGNTALHEAAICNNKRAAEFLVKKCESLLFSVGSGNQTPLEKAYRLNKLDTFLYLWEAVNDGQQGKPETINRIEVEIQRNINFDILEDAISIKQYDIASRLVNAFPKVAIQDDRLLMAMATTFPSDLGFGEALICPSLNNFHQRIIKRSFSLYNAPRVLYTWADHVLWATRSLKEAMWLLQETVLILLVVPIAIVYPLYQLIRLLILVILYPFFMLYFLLWTVLAIAVTPIKCIEKKRKKYQEAKKFLSIICNHIDKLGTFDMGHPRYSKPFLEAVRQGAYEVADEILYRSPKLILECDWSEKGHAFIELAIINRSEKNIQHYLSLECWNR, via the exons ATGTCAAGTAGTTCCTCAACTGAGTCGTCAATAATAAACGATGAGGAGTTGAGATATCTATATGCATCAAATGTTAACATCTCCAACTTCGTTTCAGTAAGTCTAGTGGACGAAAGGAACTATGATCTCTGGAAGGATCAGATGCTTTGCCTCTTAGCCAGTCAGAATATGCGTGGCTTTGTTGATACTAAATATAAACTACCACAGATTAAGAGCTCTACAATCATGGAACAATACGAAGGTCTTGTCAAAGGTTGGATTTTTCGTTCGTTAAATGAATCTACACACCGTTCGCTAGACAAATATTTGCAAACTGAAAACGTTTGGCATGATAAAGAGCATAAATTTATTTGGGAAAGACTAGAAAGCTTATATGGTTCCAAACAAGATCCTACAGACGAAGACG ATGACGATCTTAAGAAACGGATGCACGATGTGCTTTTTCCGGCCGAGCAAGTGGAAGTAACCACCACCACTGAAACAAAGACACCACCAGACAACTCCATTCACAAGAAGAATTTCGTCAAAGCTATTATTGATGGGCGATGGTTGGAAGCAGAACTCAttcttaaaaaaatcaataataaagaTGCTGCCACATCAACGCTTACAAATCTTGACACAGCGCTTCACATAGCCGTGAAAGAAGGCCGCAATGATTTCCTCGAAAGATTGCTTGACTTCATAGATGATGAAAACGAAATCAAAGTAAAAGACTTTAGTGGAAATACTGCCTTACACGAGGCGGCAATCTGCAACAACAAACGTGCTGCagaatttttggttaaaaaatgTGAAAGTTTGTTATTCTCTGTTGGAAGTGGAAACCAAACACCATTAGAGAAAGCTTATCGTCTCAATAAACTCGATACTTTTTTATACTTGTGGGAAGCTGTTAATGATGGGCAACAAGGCAAACCTGAGACTATAAATCGTATTGAAGTCGAAATTCAGagaaatattaattttgatattctCGAAGATGCTATTTCCATAAAACAATACG ATATAGCATCGAGATTGGTTAACGCATTTCCTAAAGTGGCTATACAAGATGATCGACTCTTGATGGCTATGGCTACAACCTTTCCGAGTGACCTTGGCTTCGGGGAAGCATTGATATGTCCAT CTTTAAACAATTTCCATCAAAGAATTATAAAGAGGAGTTTTTCACTTTATAATGCACCTAGAGTTTTGTACACCTGGGCTGACCATGTTTTATGGGCAACAAGAAGCTTGAAAGAGGCCATGTGGTTGTTGCAGGAAACTGTGTTGATATTACTTG TAGTCCCGATAGCTATAGTGTATCCATTATATCAGTTGATTCGTCTCCTCATTTTAGTGATTCTTTACCCTTTCTTTATGTTGTATTTCCTCCTGTGGACGGTTTTAGCAATTGCAG TGACGCCAATCAAGTGTATagagaagaagagaaagaaataCCAAGAAGCTAAAAAATTTCTGAGTATAATATGTAATCATATCGATAAGTTAGGCACCTTTGATATGGGTCATCCCCGTTACAGCAAACCTTTTCTAGAGGCAGTACGTCAAGGTGCTTACGAGGTGGCTGATGAGATTCTATACAGGTCACCAAAGTTGATACTAGAATGTGATTGGAGTGAAAAGGGACATGCTTTTATTGAACTAGCTATAATAAATCGTTCAGAAAAAAATATACAACATTATCTATCACTTGAATGTTGGAATAGGTGA